The segment CATATTTCATGGGCATCACTCCACCTGTCCCACAATATACCAGAGGTTTTCCGCTATATCTATCATCAAAAATGATCGCTCCGTTTATTGTAGGAATACCGGATTTATTTCCTCCGTCTTCAATTCCTTTCCTCACACCTTCAAATATTCTGCGTGGATGCAATTGCCCTGGCAACAGCGGTTTATCATAATCAGGAGTCCCAAAACACAGTACATTAGTATTGAATAATAGCTGTGCTCCACCGATCCCGGTGCCCAGAGGATCACGATTATTACCTAAGATACCTGTTATAGCTCCTCCATAAGGATCGATTGCAGAAGGAGAATTGTGGGTTTCCACTTTCCAAACGAACACGCGCTCATCATCTATTTGAACCACTCCTGCATTATCTGTAAAAACCAGCTTAAGCCAGTTGTTTCCTGCGGCTTCAAATCTCTGGATCACTTTATCAGTTGAACCTTTTATATAAGTTTTAAATAGAGAATCGATTTCCAGGACTTCACCTGTTTCCTCATTCCGGTAATTTATCAAAGCACCAAATTCTTTATGCTTACAGTGCTCTGACCAGGTTTGAGCGATCACTTCCAGTTCACAGTCAGTTATTTCCTTACTGATCCCTTTCTGTGCTCTACTGGCAAGTACATCTTCGGATTGAAAATGCTCTTTTATCGCTTTCATCTCATCCAGATTCAATGATAGTAATCTTTCCCGAGAAATATTTTTTAGTTCTTCATCACTCACGAGCAAATCAATTGTTTCTCCATCAGTGTTTTCTTTAATCTTTACTTCAGGAATATAGAGAATATTTTCTTTAGTTTCTCCATACTCAAAATGATTAATCAGTTTATTACCCAGTAGTGTCTCTGCCAGTTCATGCAAAGCATCATCAGCTAATTTATGTTCAAATAGATATAGATCCTGTGAAAATATATGCTGTCTCTTAACGTCGATATCAAGATCAAAGAGGTCTGCAAGAGTTTTTTGAGCAGAAATACCTTCATCATCGGTAACACCGGGAAGTTTCGCTACGAGCACATAGCTTCTGAAAATCTTATCTATAAAAAGCTTATTGATATAGTAATCATGAATAATATCATCTCTTAAACCCTTTTCAGCAAAATCCTTTACCTGCTGTTTGCTCAGATCATAGTTGATATTGAATATTCTGGTTGCTTTCACTTTTCCGGTCTCGATCCCCAGATAATTCTTAGCTTCCCTGATAACCCGTTCTGCTTTATTATCTCTGATACCAGGTTTCAGTACTAATTGGATTTGATTGATCATATTTATTTTACCTGTCCGCTATTTGTGTCATAAACTAATATTTGGGGTTCATTACCTTGGGAATGGATCACTATTTCCTGCTTTTCAGTAATTTCTCCAGCTATTTTACAATCATATCCGGATTGAGCGATAATATTGCATATCTCATCAGCATTATCGTTACTTACCACCAGCATCATCCCATTTCCCATATTCCAGATCAGGTATGCCTGTTCTTCACTTATCTGACCCATTGACTGCACTTTTTGCATAAACCCGTGCGGAGCAAATATACTATCAAGCCGGGCGCCACTCTTGGTTAATTTCAATACCCGGTTAAGATTATCAGCAATTCCACCACCGGTGATATGAGCAATACCCTTGATCTCTTTTCCGTCTTTTATCAGTTTCGTGATTAATGGTGAATATATCTGGCAGGGGGTGAGTAATTTCTCGCCCCAGCTTGTCTCTTTATCAAATTTCTCTTCATGCCAGTTCTCTCCGAACTTCGCCTGGAGTACTTTTCGTAAAAGGGAGAATCCATTACTGCGAAAGCCTCTGCTTGCCAGACTGATAACTTTATCTCCTGGAGTAATAGTTTGCCCGGCAATAGCCTCTTTCAGTTCATCAGGTAATATTCCCGTTGCAGTAGAGCACCAGTTGAAGTGCATTCTGTCTCCCCAGCCCCCGATGCGATTGCCTAGTTCAGCAATTTCTCCTCCAGGTACTGAAATACCGGAGAAATCTGCTGCTTCTGCTAAGCCCATCATCAATTGATCCACGATCTCAGCATCCAGAAGATCCACATCCAGAATATTAGAAAGATTCGCTGCTTCAAAGCCGTTTGCTGCCAGATCATCTACCACCATTGCCACCAGATCATATCCGAGAGTATTATATATTCCGGTTCTTTCAGCAAGTTCCACCTTAGTGCCAATTCCATCAGAAGTGATACCAATTCGTACGCCATTATAATCAATCACGTTGGAAAAAGCCCCTTCAATTCCCTGCTTAAGATCTCCAGCCTTACCGCTTCTATTACTAAATGTCTTCTTTGCCCAGCCAAAAGCTATCTGAGAACATTTATTCCCCAGATCTATATTAGTTCCGCTCTCTATTTTTTTCATATTTACCTGCTAAAAGTTTTGGGTGGTTTCCGAATGCTTATTCTCACCCGGGATATATACATCATGAGCTTTTCCTTCTCTGATAGATAAAGCTGATATAAGTTCCAATTCCGCTTTCTGATGAAATTCTGTAATAGTTGCTGAGCCGCAGGTACTCATAGATGCTTTGATCTTGATCAATGTCTCATCCAGATTATCACGCAGTCTGCCACTATATTCCACAAAGCCTTCCACCCCTTCCACGAATTTCATCTGATGATAACGCTTTTCCACCCATTCACGTGCTTTGGCACTTCCCTCTCCCCAGTATGGTTTCATCACTCTATTATTGATCACAATCTTATTAGTCGGTGATTCTTCCATTCTGGCAAAGTATCTGCCCATCATCACGTAATCAGCTCCAAGTGCCAGGGCAATAGTTATATCCTTCGTGCTGGTAACTCCACCATCAGCGATCAGGGGAATATATTTCCCGGTTTCTTTATAATATCTGTCACGTTCCGCAGCAACATCAATTATCGAGGATGCCAGTCCTCTACCGGTACCTTTTTGTTCCTGAGTAATGCAGATAGAGCCTCCGCCCATTCCTATCTTTACCGCTGAGCAGCCAATATCAACTATGAACCGGAAAGCTTCTGCAGTGATGATATTTCCACCTATCAGCGGGATATGAGGATATTCTTTCAAAGACCATTCTACTGTCTCCTGAAGGTAAACCGAAAAACCATCCGAAGAATCTACTGAGATCACATCCACTTCAGCTTCAGCAAGTGCCTTTATCCGCTCCTGATAATCATGAGTATTCACTGCTGCTACTGCCAGAAGACGTTTACGATCATCGCATACTTCATCCGGATTATTAAGGTGATCATTGATATCTTTACGAAATACCAAAGATTGAAGTCTTTTATGATCATCTAATATCGGCAGTACAGATTTATGACTTTCCAGCAACAAATTATTTGCTTCTTTTAGATCACTAATATTATAGCCTACTTCACAATGATCAACAGGGATCATTCGCTCCCTTACCAGCACACTGCCATGCAGGCCCAGGTCATAATCATATTTTGAGAGTAAACCTACAAATACATTAGTTTCATCAACTACCGGAAAAGTAGAATATCCCGTTTTCTCACGGATCTCATACATCTCGGCAATCGTCATATCAGGTGAAACAGTTTTGGGATTAACAAATCCTGCTTTATAATTCTTGATCTTCCTGATCATGTCTGCCTGTTCATCAATTGGCTGTGAGCAGAATATAAATGCCACTCCACCCAGCTTGGCAAGTTCAATTCCCATCCTGTCTCCGGACACGCTCTGCATTGCTGCTGAAACTATCGGTATATTGAGCTTGTATTTTCCCTCATTGCGAGTGGAATATACCAGTGGAGTCCGCAAACTTATCTTTTCAATAGTAGATTGCTCCGTTGTGAGTCCAGGCAGCAGCCTGAATTCTAAAAGGGTTCTGGAAGGCTCATATATTATTTTCTTTGCCATTTTATCTCCTGGCTATATCAGGCGTTTAAATTTTACTTCATCAACAGTATATTTCTTTTCACAATATGCGCAGCGCACTGTCATATTATCTTTATTAATATCAAATCTGCTGCTCATGTTTTCCGTATTTGTAATGCAGGTGAGATTAGGGCACACTATCAGATATTCTATCACATCCGGTATATCTGAAGTTTCTTTACTTATTACATCATAATTCTGGATTTGGACAAAAGAAGCTCTAGGAGATATCAAGGCAATACTATGCTTCTCTGCATCGCTCAAGATATAATTCTCGATTTTTATTATATCCTTCTTACCGAATTTTGAGCTTTGCAGATTTGAGCCTATCACAAAGAGTGATGACTCCACCAGATGCAGAAGCTGGGCAATATAAAGTGCTTTACCGGCAGCAATGTGATCTATCACTGCACCATTTTCTATCTGTCTAACCTTCATTTTCTTCATTTCACACCTCACCCAGTAATATTGATATAATTGCCTGACGCGTATATACACCGTTCCTTGCTTGCTGGAAATAGTAAGCATATTGCGTTTCATCCACATCAGTATCGATCTCATCCACTCTTGGCAGAGGATGCAATATCTTGAAATTAGATTTCACTCCGGAAAGCATCTCACTTTTCAGTACATAAGATCCTTTCACTTTATTATAATCTTCTATATCAGCAAATCTCTCTTTCTGGATCCTGGTAACATAAAGGATATCAAGTTCATTTATAAAGGCTTCCATATTGCGCTCTTCATGCCAGTCTATCTTCTTCTCATCAAGGTCATCAAGTATGGAGTCCGGCATTTTTAAATGTGAAGGTGAGGCAAAATAGAACTGAGGATTAAAATCTCCCATTGCCTGGCAGAGACTATGCACCGTCCTGCCAAATTTCAAATCTCCCACAATCCCAATTTTAAGGTTTTCCAGTGTTCCCTGGGTCTTTTTGATGGAATATAGATCAAGCAATGCCTGGGTTGGATGCTGATTTGCCCCGTCTCCGGCATTTATTACCGGAATACTTACCACTTCGGAAGCATATCTCGCTGCTCCTTCTATGGGTGATCTCTGGATAATAATATCTGAATATTGGCTAATAGTCTGTAATGTATCTGCAAAGGTCTCGCCCTTTTTCACAGAAGTATTTCCTGTTCCGGTCATGATCAGGGTTTTACCACCCAGCCTTTTTACTGCGGTATCAAAGGAAAATAAAGTACGCGTAGAGGGTTCGAAAAAAAGTAAGGCTGCCACTTTATCGGGAATATTCACCTTGAGCTTCCCGCTCTCAATCTTTTCTGCAACTTCCAATATTTGCAGTATTTCTGCTTTACTCAAATCCCGCATCGAAATCAGATTGTTCATTAATTCTCCCCTTTATTTTTCTCGTTTTAAATATGCTTTCCAGGCTCTTTCCCGATATATCTTTGCTGTTGCTCCTGGATTATCTGATTTTATTATCCCTCTTCCCACGATTATGCAATCTGCGCCACCTGCGATAGCTTCTTCCACTGTAATATATTGCTGACCCAGTTTATCCGTTCCACTTTCCAGCTTCACGCCAGGCATCAGAAGCATCATTCCGGCCGGGAACTTCGCTTTGAACCTTTGGATATCAGTTTTATCTTTGCCATGTCCGATAAAGCCCGAAACCACTTCAGGATTCTTTCGCCCTGCTTCCAGTACTTTTCGGGTATAGGCATCATTGATCAAATTATCCTTTGAGGACATTCTTGCCAGCAGAAAACTGCTCCTGCCCTCTATTCCTCCAAAAAGACCATCCAGTATTGCTGCTCCGGCTACCAGATGTACCGTCACAAATTCTGACCAGTCCGCTATTTTATATATCCCTGACCGATACTGCATCCGCACTGTGTTACCGATATCAGCAAACTTACGGTCTTCAAAAATATGAAAATCATATTTCTTTGAATATTCCTGAAGTTTGGGGATAAAGCCCTGATCATAATCTTCCATTATATCCGCATGAGTTTTCAGCATCACGATCTCTGAAGCAGTTTTATCTAATATATTAAAGAAATCCTTCTGATTGGTTACATCAAGTGATAAGATCAGATTACTCTTCTTTCGCTTCATTGTCTCTTGTAATTTAATTG is part of the Candidatus Stygibacter australis genome and harbors:
- the pyrF gene encoding orotidine-5'-phosphate decarboxylase yields the protein MRKEEFIEKLFEIGAVKFGSFTLKSGKVSPFYFDLRDMISYPELLDGIVELLVERIQGMEFDVLTGIPYTALPIASLVADRIKKPLIYMRKEEKAYGTGNNVIGKYQPGAVCLVIDDLITTGESKIETAEKLEAEGVIVKDFVVVIDRSNNGSEILGRSGYQLHSLIDLDEILAILKKGNYIDEEMISKVKDFTSGLAEDKIEVKKENVNSLTIKLQETMKRKKSNLILSLDVTNQKDFFNILDKTASEIVMLKTHADIMEDYDQGFIPKLQEYSKKYDFHIFEDRKFADIGNTVRMQYRSGIYKIADWSEFVTVHLVAGAAILDGLFGGIEGRSSFLLARMSSKDNLINDAYTRKVLEAGRKNPEVVSGFIGHGKDKTDIQRFKAKFPAGMMLLMPGVKLESGTDKLGQQYITVEEAIAGGADCIIVGRGIIKSDNPGATAKIYRERAWKAYLKREK
- the pyrB gene encoding aspartate carbamoyltransferase, yielding MNNLISMRDLSKAEILQILEVAEKIESGKLKVNIPDKVAALLFFEPSTRTLFSFDTAVKRLGGKTLIMTGTGNTSVKKGETFADTLQTISQYSDIIIQRSPIEGAARYASEVVSIPVINAGDGANQHPTQALLDLYSIKKTQGTLENLKIGIVGDLKFGRTVHSLCQAMGDFNPQFYFASPSHLKMPDSILDDLDEKKIDWHEERNMEAFINELDILYVTRIQKERFADIEDYNKVKGSYVLKSEMLSGVKSNFKILHPLPRVDEIDTDVDETQYAYYFQQARNGVYTRQAIISILLGEV
- a CDS encoding AIR synthase related protein, whose product is MINQIQLVLKPGIRDNKAERVIREAKNYLGIETGKVKATRIFNINYDLSKQQVKDFAEKGLRDDIIHDYYINKLFIDKIFRSYVLVAKLPGVTDDEGISAQKTLADLFDLDIDVKRQHIFSQDLYLFEHKLADDALHELAETLLGNKLINHFEYGETKENILYIPEVKIKENTDGETIDLLVSDEELKNISRERLLSLNLDEMKAIKEHFQSEDVLASRAQKGISKEITDCELEVIAQTWSEHCKHKEFGALINYRNEETGEVLEIDSLFKTYIKGSTDKVIQRFEAAGNNWLKLVFTDNAGVVQIDDERVFVWKVETHNSPSAIDPYGGAITGILGNNRDPLGTGIGGAQLLFNTNVLCFGTPDYDKPLLPGQLHPRRIFEGVRKGIEDGGNKSGIPTINGAIIFDDRYSGKPLVYCGTGGVMPMKY
- the pyrI gene encoding aspartate carbamoyltransferase regulatory subunit; the encoded protein is MKKMKVRQIENGAVIDHIAAGKALYIAQLLHLVESSLFVIGSNLQSSKFGKKDIIKIENYILSDAEKHSIALISPRASFVQIQNYDVISKETSDIPDVIEYLIVCPNLTCITNTENMSSRFDINKDNMTVRCAYCEKKYTVDEVKFKRLI
- a CDS encoding IMP dehydrogenase; the protein is MAKKIIYEPSRTLLEFRLLPGLTTEQSTIEKISLRTPLVYSTRNEGKYKLNIPIVSAAMQSVSGDRMGIELAKLGGVAFIFCSQPIDEQADMIRKIKNYKAGFVNPKTVSPDMTIAEMYEIREKTGYSTFPVVDETNVFVGLLSKYDYDLGLHGSVLVRERMIPVDHCEVGYNISDLKEANNLLLESHKSVLPILDDHKRLQSLVFRKDINDHLNNPDEVCDDRKRLLAVAAVNTHDYQERIKALAEAEVDVISVDSSDGFSVYLQETVEWSLKEYPHIPLIGGNIITAEAFRFIVDIGCSAVKIGMGGGSICITQEQKGTGRGLASSIIDVAAERDRYYKETGKYIPLIADGGVTSTKDITIALALGADYVMMGRYFARMEESPTNKIVINNRVMKPYWGEGSAKAREWVEKRYHQMKFVEGVEGFVEYSGRLRDNLDETLIKIKASMSTCGSATITEFHQKAELELISALSIREGKAHDVYIPGENKHSETTQNF
- a CDS encoding AIR synthase-related protein; the protein is MKKIESGTNIDLGNKCSQIAFGWAKKTFSNRSGKAGDLKQGIEGAFSNVIDYNGVRIGITSDGIGTKVELAERTGIYNTLGYDLVAMVVDDLAANGFEAANLSNILDVDLLDAEIVDQLMMGLAEAADFSGISVPGGEIAELGNRIGGWGDRMHFNWCSTATGILPDELKEAIAGQTITPGDKVISLASRGFRSNGFSLLRKVLQAKFGENWHEEKFDKETSWGEKLLTPCQIYSPLITKLIKDGKEIKGIAHITGGGIADNLNRVLKLTKSGARLDSIFAPHGFMQKVQSMGQISEEQAYLIWNMGNGMMLVVSNDNADEICNIIAQSGYDCKIAGEITEKQEIVIHSQGNEPQILVYDTNSGQVK